Proteins co-encoded in one Methanobacterium formicicum DSM 3637 genomic window:
- a CDS encoding diacylglycerol/polyprenol kinase family protein codes for MDNGDIIGLILVYAYVILILVISERVLKKHPNFSRKFLHIMVGNVLFILPLFQSRWVMAFLAAAPFILLTFLISPYSPLKIKDRISGSGHGLGLVYYAISWTVLALIFFDQPWIIGVGIAAMSYGDGMASLVGMKYGKIKYNLTGDTKSLEGSLTMFLVLICTVGIVLAYYAVPIQPMVIVSVALVATVFEAITPKGLDNITACFSAVITYILLTL; via the coding sequence ATGGATAACGGCGACATCATAGGTTTAATACTTGTTTATGCATATGTGATACTTATACTGGTGATTTCAGAGAGGGTGCTTAAAAAGCATCCAAATTTCAGTCGAAAGTTCCTGCACATCATGGTGGGTAATGTTTTATTCATATTACCCCTCTTCCAATCCCGATGGGTAATGGCCTTTCTGGCAGCTGCTCCTTTCATTCTCTTAACCTTTCTTATAAGCCCCTATTCTCCATTAAAGATAAAAGATAGAATATCTGGTTCAGGCCATGGTCTGGGTCTGGTATATTATGCCATCTCCTGGACTGTTCTAGCGCTCATTTTCTTTGACCAACCATGGATTATAGGTGTGGGCATAGCTGCCATGTCTTATGGAGATGGAATGGCTTCATTGGTGGGTATGAAGTATGGTAAGATAAAATACAATCTTACCGGGGACACCAAAAGTTTGGAAGGTTCCCTGACCATGTTTTTAGTGCTCATATGTACCGTAGGGATAGTTTTAGCTTATTATGCTGTACCCATTCAACCAATGGTAATTGTGAGTGTGGCACTGGTAGCCACAGTATTCGAAGCAATAACACCAAAAGGCCTGGATAACATCACAGCCTGTTTTTCAGCGGTTATA